One Vanessa cardui chromosome 17, ilVanCard2.1, whole genome shotgun sequence DNA window includes the following coding sequences:
- the LOC124537003 gene encoding carboxypeptidase B-like: MKMLLWTVVFLAVTTSTFCTPLINELEPGKEWPKRGSVKQPQDEPEVTEISTEVPSNTDLKEGAPVELGDEIEEEIAILAKAAEVADTKVDYSGAQVWKVSTEKTGVRATLGRLRRRNLISTWAGNQTYLDVLVKSNAVQNVTRIMKRENITFHVLIDDLQKRINEENPPLDENEIELQDRRGHRMTWKQYHRLEDIHGFMDYLAKTYPKIISVNTIGKSYEGRDLKVLRISDGKPTNKAVFIDGGIHAREWISPATVTYLINQIAENFDEESDDIRNIDWYILPVVNPDGYEYTHVKDRLWRKNRKPSIGTRACVGADLNRNFGYRWGGKGASSNPCSDIYRGARAFSEPESKAVSEFIKNSAANFSAYLTYHSYGQYLLYPWGYDTAVPPDHKDLDVVGKSIAAAIERTGGSKYSVGSSSGLLYPASGGSDDWAKAQGIKYAYTIELSDTGRYGFILPTSFIEPVARESLAGIRVLASQVHKL, translated from the exons ATGAAGATGTTGTTGTGGACGGTCGTGTTTCTGGCGGTCACCACATCGACGTTCTGTACACCGCTTATTAATGAACTTGAACCGGGAaaag aatggCCGAAGCGTGGTTCAGTGAAACAGCCACAAGATGAACCGGAAGTTACAGAGATCTCAACAGAAGTACCGTCAAATACCGATTTGAAAGAAGGAGCTCCGGTTGAATTAGGAGATGAAATTGAAGAAGAAATTGCGATACTTGCGAAAGCGGCTGAGGTCGCCGATACTAAAGTAGACTATTCGGGCGCACAGGTGTGGAAAGTTTCTACGGAGAAAACTGGTGTTCGAGCAACTCTAGGAAGACTGCGTCGTAGAAACC TTATATCTACTTGGGCCGGAAACCAGACGTACTTGGACGTACTCGTAAAATCAAATGCCGTACAAAATGTAACAAGAATCATGAAGAGAGAAAACATTACATTTCATGTACTAATTGACGACTTGCAAAAGAGAATAAACGAAGAAAATCCACCACTCGATGAGAATGAAATCGAGCTTCAGGACAGGCGag GTCATCGTATGACGTGGAAACAATATCATAGGCTCGAAGATATTCATGGTTTTATGGACTACCTAGCCAAAACATACCCAAAAATTATCAGCGTTAATACTATCGGGAAGTCATATGAAGGAAGAGATCTTAAG gTGTTGCGTATATCTGATGGTAAACCGACAAACAAGGCAGTGTTTATTGATGGAGGAATACACGCGCGTGAATGGATTAGTCCAGCGACCGTtacgtatttaattaatcaaattgcTGAGAATTTTGATGAAGAATCCGATGACATTAGGAACATTGATTG GTATATTCTTCCGGTCGTCAACCCAGATGGATATGAATACACACATGTTAAAGATCGCTTGTGGCGGAAAAATAGAAAACCAAGTATTGGAACAAGAGCATGTGTCGGCGCTGACCTCAACAGAAATTTcgg ATATCGCTGGGGTGGAAAAGGAGCATCTAGTAATCCTTGCAGTGACATCTATCGGGGTGCCAGAGCTTTCTCCGAACCAGAATCCAAAGCTGTCTCA gaattcATCAAAAACAGTGCTGCTAATTTCTCGGCTTATTTGACATACCACAGTTATGGTCAATATCTACTCTATCCATGGGGCTATGACACTGCTGTCCCCCCAGATCACAAAGATTTAGACGTTGTAGGAAAAAGCATAGCCGCA gcTATTGAGAGGACAGGTGGTTCAAAGTACTCAGTAGGTTCATCAAGTGGTCTACTTTACCCTGCTTCTGGGGGCTCCGATGATTGGGCCAAGGCACAAGGAATAAAATACGCTTACACAATTGAACTGAGTGACACGGGACGATACGGTTTCATCTTGCCTACATCCTTCATAGAGCCTGTTGCCAGAGAATCACTGGCTGGAATCAGAGTACTTGCCAGTCAAGTTCACAAGCtctaa
- the LOC124537002 gene encoding centrosomal protein of 162 kDa, giving the protein MAESEMLSHELICNDNSTKEFLLHEKTCEAYKDSDEEIKMIFKEIKKLSVSKNKDTEIGEDVDDVDLILKRAEDIANETENILKSSPVATAVNGIRPYIDSGNIPQIKVTKPSDKEIRIGEYKSLFNEKNNQSTKQGNKEVNEIRRKPKLRPFSAGVIDSKKKEAAKVAKFTTNTPKKNTSCKHESLLEELKDTNERIKSLELLNVQLTDDNKILRKKLDQVNEEKYVASLKVTECEKFVHRLSKEYENKNSELQTSKRNETNLMTELNKERNERKNIAIQRDKDALTIQDLQRQVKEMEMILKRKHPDSVSALIVASKTSSIEDNKKKLLEERISRLEQELKDKENHFQSILLTLQEKFGDMKQKYENHIIDVERQLMEDRKVNNDLKIKINKSNLTDAAVQTTPRFQHTVATQTFNKSDRATSAVSRLTQNSALIFNKLKEDSYLVATIKGLQAELTVKQRTISKINRETEELKKNLRNSQKEKEVLMNLNPQKKTFCKPAKSAENILARVNSEMESELGEIRKQKENLMQERAGLFASLKRTNEDLILLKKKRIQDLHTLQLAHEKELMQMNMQLYPLQEEIKLLNRTVEILQERVRAAEDKLLRYQSDRSDPQARGDNPLSKNNNR; this is encoded by the exons ATGGCAGAATCAGAGATGCTTTCTCATGAGTTAATTTGTAACGATAACAGTACAAAAGAGTTTTTGTTACACGAGAAAACTTGCGAAGCATATAAGGATAGTGACGAAGagattaaaatgatatttaaggAAATTAAGAAGCTCTCGGTCTCTAAAAATAAGGATACAGAAATAGGCGAGGATGTTGATGATGTggacttaattttaaaaagggCAGAGGATATTGCCAATGagactgaaaatattttaaaaagtagccCCGTAGCGACGGCTGTGAATGGTATTCGTCCATATATCGATTCCGGTAACATACCACAAATAAAAGTTACTAAGCCCAGTGATAAAGAAATTCGTATAGGAGAATATAAATCACTTTTTAATGAAAAG AATAACCAAAGTACAAAACAGGGTAATAAGGAGGTAAACGAAATTCGACGTAAGCCAAAGTTGAGGCCTTTCTCTGCTGGCGTCATCGATTCAAAGAAAAAAGAGGCCGCGAAAGTAGCGAAATTTACAACAAATACACCGAAGAAAAATACGAGTTGTAAACACGAATCCTTATTAGAAGAATTAAAGGACACAAATGAAAGAATTAAAAGTTTAGAGTTACTTAATGTACAGCTAACAgatgacaataaaatattacgtaaaaagTTAGACCAGGTAAATGAGGAAAAATACGTAGCTTCATTAAAAGTTACTGAATGTGAAAAATTTGTTCATCGCTTATCaaaagaatatgaaaataaaaattcagaaCTTCAAACTTCTAAGCGAAATGAGACAAATTTAATGACTGAACTAAATAAGGAAAGAAATGAACGAAAAAATATAGCAATACAGCGCGATAAAGATGCTCTCACTATTCAAGATCTTCAAAGACAAGTAAAGGAGATGGAAATGatattgaaaagaaaacatCCCGATTCAGTCTCCGCTTTAATAG tTGCATCAAAAACATCATCAATTGAAGATAATAAGAAGAAATTATTAGAAGAACGTATTTCAAGGTTAGAGCAGGAACTTAAAGACAAGGAGAATCATTTTCAGAGCATACTATTAACTTTACAAGAGAAATTTGGCGACATGAagcaaaaatatgaaaatcataTCATCGATGTGGAACGGCAGCTGATGGAAGATCGCAAAGTGAATAATGacttaaagattaaaataaacaaaagtaatCTAACTGATGCCGCTGTTCAAACAACACCTCGATTTCAACACACGGTCGCTACGCAAACATTCAATAAATCAGATCGAGCTACTTCAGCAGTGAGTCGTTTAACACAAAATTCTgcactaatatttaataaattaaaagaggATAGTTATTTGGTTGCTACGATAAAAGGCCTTCAAGCTGAACTAACTGTCAAACAACGAACTATTTCTAAGATTAATCGAGAAACAGAAGAGCTTAAGAAGAATTTACGAAATTCACAAAAGGAAAAAGAag TTTTAATGAACTTGAACCCACAGAAGAAAACATTTTGTAAGCCAGCGAAGTCAGCAGAAAATATATTGGCAAGAGTGAATAGTGAAATGGAATCAGAATTAGGTGAGATTAGGAAGCAGAAAGAAAACTTAATGCAAGAAAGAGCGGGATTATTTGCATCGCTTAAACGCACCAACGAAGATCTGATATTGCTGAAAAAGAAGAGGATTCAAGAT CTGCATACTCTCCAATTGGCACATGAAAAGGAACTGATGCAGATGAATATGCAATTGTATCCGCTGCAAGAAGAAATCAAGCTACTCAATCGAACTGTTGAAATACTCCAGGAACGAGTGAGGGCCGctgaagataaattattaaggtATCAAAGTGACAGAAGCGACCCTCAGGCC